The Malus domestica chromosome 10, GDT2T_hap1 nucleotide sequence ATCCTAATCCCATTAAACCTTAAACTCTCAAGTTACCCgggattaattcctaattagaGTTCAACTAGGTTTTCCATCTTTATGGGACAAGAAATCCTCCTCGACGAGATTAGTCCCGCCTACCTTTGGAGCACGTTGACCGGGCCCAACTGTCTGATCCGGTGAGCCTAGTCCGACTTTGCATACACATtcaggtatcgtttggtatgtaaacgggacgggacggaacggaatggGACGGGACAGGATGGGATGGaacggagagggagcaaagatgccctcggatggaaacaaggaggatgaagaaggagacggagaggttataattttgtattccacggatgtggaacgagtcatTCCAGGGGGtgaggtggaacgaaaattcacccaaaattcgtcCCGTGGAACAACGCATTCCACtcgttttaggcgcaccaaacgtgggacggaacgcctcgtcccacgtaccaaacagtACAAGGAATTATGGCCACGTCAAATGCCACGTGTTACCGTCCAAAGATCTATAGTCTTTATTAAGGTTGAGGCATTTTTTGACTCACTTGCCAAGTTAGACATTAGTAATATCTGTGCACCAACTTGAGAATAAGCATTGTGAGTCCAACTTAAAATAGGAATATAATCATGtttttatttcatattgtaaATGGATAATCAGTTATTGTTATCTTTATCTACAAAAGGGTATATATCTCTATAAATATGAGCCATCACAAGAAAAAGAATACAACAAAATCATATTCCCATAATCTCTACTCTTATTTTTTCAACAAAGGGTGATGCAAGAGATGTCATCTACTTAAACCATCTTTTACAAAGTGTAAACCACATGATGTGAAGATTGATAGTTGAAATtcttttttaatgatttaaagaaACCATCAACTATCATATTCTGTATTAATCAAAAAAATGTTTCCTTAGcatttttctttaacaaaaGCCCAAAGTGATTGATCTTCATATACGTGTAATAATATAAAGCACGAGTTATAATATCGACGAATTAACCCATAAAGACTAAAatgtcaatcctgatactattcactttaccctttatattgttcttttcattaaaactttaagttttcaaattattttcattaattttcctttttaataaCGATATCGCCTTACATCGTTTGCTTTATAATTTCGGTCTTGGGCCCCatatttttcaccaaaaagaGCACACATTGAATCCACTAATTGGAAGTAGTTGAATATTGATGTCATCGTTAATAATGCCTATTCTTATATATCATTCTTCAACCAACAAGGCAAATATCTAGACAACACCACCACCTTAAACTAAAATATGGCTGCAAATAAGTCTTCACGTTTGGGAGTAGTTTTCCTTTTAGGCCTCCCCCTCCTAGTCCTTGCTTGCTTCTTTCCCTGCAGTAGCTGCCACTGTGATGTCAGCGTAAACAAAAACACTGGTGATCACGACGGTGAGGCGGGGGCAGCTAGTGGAGGGATCAAAGGCATGTTTGTGTTTGGAAGCTCTTTGGTCGACAATGGCAACAACAACTTCCTCCCGGACTCACTGGCCAAAGCTGATTACTTTCCGTACGGAATCGATTTTCCTATCGGGCCTTCTGGGAGATTTACGAACGGGAAGAATGTTATCGACCTTCTCGGCGACCATCTCAAGCTTCCTTCCTTCGTTCCAGCATTTTCTGACCCCAAAACTAAAGGAACCAAAATCCTTCATGGCGTCAACTTTGCTTCTGGTGCTTCTGGTATTCTTGATGATACTGGTTCTTTAGCGGTGCGTATGCATGATAAACATAACcgtaatttttaatttatttcatcCTTATCGTCATATCTATTTCCAATATATAGCTATCATcaaattctttctttcttgccTTAATTATATCACTGTGAATCCGTGAAACTGTGTTTGGACCAtggattttgaagttttaaatcCTGAATTAGTTTGTAATAATAATACTATAAAAAGTAGATGATGGGACTTCGGAAATAACCAGATCCTGTGCATTTCATGTGGCATTTTAATAGTCCTTCGTTTGATGTTTGTAGTGCATTTCTAGCGCTCTAGTTGTGATGTTTCTTTCTAACAATTCGGGCTAAAATTCTATCCATCCAAATATAGAgcaggaattagggtttagccATTAATTTCTGCAACTATATCAAGTAGAAATATTGACTTGGCTACGATATATGCATGTACATTCACCATTTATTAGTAAGATACGGTATTCTCTTGTATATTTGACCGTTAGATGATGAATGTGTTAGTAAATGCATGTATGTAAGAGGGTACCCATGACCTCTCATGCATGTGCTATTTCTAGTTCTATTTGATCATATACCTATGttaatttattaattggaccacaAGCAGAAGCTTACGGCTAACCTCCATTATTGAATACtgaatttctgggaaaatgaaGATATATATGATGGGTTTGGATGGCCTGAATTATTGAATACTGAATTTATGGGAAAATGATGATATATATGATGGGTTTAGATGGCATATAAATATTTGCAGGGGCATGTGATAAATCTGAATCAGCAAATCAGAAACTTTGAGGAGGTAACGTTGCCAGAGTTGGAAGCGGAGCGAGGCCGGTGCACAACCTCTCAGTCACTTGACGACTACTTGTTTGTGGTGGGAACTGGCGGAAACGATTACTCATTCAACTACTTCCTGACCACCTCCACCCGCAACGTCACCCTTGAAACCTTCACTGCCAATCTCACTGCCTCTTTGTCCACACAACTAAAGGTGCATGCATTTAACtactatatatgtgtgtgtgtgtgtatatatccATGTTATTCTCATATTATTTTATAGATATGCAATCAAATCAGACATAAAAAAATGTTTGGGAAATcgactaaaatattaaaatcaaatcttaattattaaactaattaaaattattACATCGATGATATAAcgacaaaaaaattaataatatatatcaGATAACTACAACAGAAAAATGTTTATTTCAACAcagaatttgaaaaataatcatatttattagccaatttctcaaaacatttcaccGTTTTATTGTTGCCAACTTGTATATATCTACCgttaacttattttattttacagaaaattttaattatgcATGTTAGTGTACAAAAACATAAATGTATGTGCATGTAATTGAGATTTTTCCATGTATTCGAAACACAATTCAATACATGCACAAATGATCATTTTTATTGTATTGTACTCTGAAGGTAGCCCCTTAAAGTAGTTGATCAAGGGACTTAGCCCCTTTTTAATATTCTGAATACACATTTATAAAAcaagcatcatattcatgcacaGTATTTATGTTCACGCTTACTAGCTAGCATTTGTTTAATGCATTCAGTTCCAATGTATGCAGTTGGTCCAAGCTCCAAATAAAACGGGTCAGGTGTACGTAGTAAATAATCTGATAAGTAGTAGATGGTATGGTATTTATTGTATATGATATGTCTGTTTTCATTATTGTCGGGAAACAGCGACTGAGTCAAGAACAACCATCAGCATTCAACAACCACACCTCCCATATTTAATCTTTCAACCACGACAACAAGATATTTTTTTATGTACCCGAAAtttggaagaaaagaaaatgacatTATACGAGCTTTATAAGTACTAGATTATTTTTCGTATTGTCAATTTAATTTATAGTAGAACTTCAACTTTCTTTCATCTCGTTTAATTATGGgtgcattgaaaaatctctcaacaACAAGGTCGAGAAAAAACTCTCTTAAAATCTATAGATAGTATCCATGACATAAATTTGTCATGTATTTAATTAGTGTATAACATTAGTCTATTAAATAGTTGTCACGTGATGTCATCAGTTGCAAAGAAAATCTACAAAACCTTCTTGTTTGCAAGGCTCTTGAATGATTAGTATTACAATCTCTATATGTGTAGGACCATTTTCACGAATATTTAACATTTATATATGAATATGATGTGGGGTGGGGTGCAATCAGATAGACCGGTAATTGATAAATGTTGGAAGATATACCATATATAGACAAGCATAAAATTCATTAATCAAACCCAACTCATTCAAATTTTCTCTACATCCACACCCTGACCCTATACATACAAGTAAAGGATGATATAAAGTAGACACGTTGAATTCCGTACGATGTGGAGGATTTCATTTCTTGTAGAAGACTTATAACTTAAGTGATTAATAGTGTTTAGCTTTTACGTAGAATTAGTTTCTATGTCAAATCTTCCTTTTctaatattttcttatataaaaggaactctcattaccaattttttttattcattgggTATGGTTTCTGAGTGATTCACTAGGTAGGTATTATTCATgagcatggtctaaaatatccacaatatcccgatatttccatcgaaatttccgtgtttttggactcccgatatttttttggactaccgatatttccaatatcatcgatattttagaccttgctaagtcactcatgtatcttaacatgcaatgtataaagtgtaaaatattgtactaattcattatatataaatgattatggtgtgtttaaacttctttcattgattattacatattttctacactcacaatgtttgccagctcactatataatcaacttaaattagttatatctatcatgaatgcatttccttccaattttttgtgataaactaatagataattgactaaataaacatcctgcaaagtttcaataaaaatttccaagtttttcttacaatttccatggtttttattcaatttttatggatatcgataatattccgatatttccatcgaaatttccgtgtttttggactaccgatatttccgatatcatcgatattttataccttgttCGTGAGTGATTGTacttatttgaaaaaaaacaaatcggCTTGTAACATTATTAATTTCATCACATCATgcaaaaaatttcttttttttttcaggaaaaaataatatttttcgaTATTCACAAGCTAGACAACAATTAAATATGTCAACAATTAATATATAGCTTGAAATATTTGGTGATGATTGCAGAAGTTGCACAGTTTAGGAGCTCGAAAGTTTGTGTTGATGTCAATAAATCCATTAGGGTGTAGTCCTGTGGTGAGGATGGGCCGACCAACACATAATGGTTGCATGCAGAAAATGAACCGGGCAGCTCATCTCTTCAATACTCACTTGAAGTCGTTGGTTGATGGTATGAGGGCAGAGATGCCGGGCTCCGCTCTTGTATTTGTTAACTCCTACAAGATCATTAGAGACATTATAAAAAATCCCATCTCCAAAGGTACGTAGAGATCTCTCTTCTTAACATTCATTCACCTATCCATCTGAAGTCTTGTCTTCGAAGTAAAATTACGTGATCAACATATGTTAGATACACAAACACTCTTTTGGCCCACCATATGGCCAATCTTAATAAATTAGCATATATAATGATGTTCTTAGCATCCATCCCATTTTATTGTAGCAAAAACGAGAGGATAAGGCTCCTGTAGGGAATCTGTATGATGGTCCTTTACATATATTCCGTTTTTGCTACGGTAAAACAAGATTTTGATTGAAAGTTGCTCATAAACAATTAGGACAATTAGTACGTTTGTAAATCAAAAGCATGTAAattatttataacaaaaaaataatgaaattttgcAGGATTCAAGGATGCTAGCACTACTTGTTGTGAAGTGGCATCAATAAATGAAGGAGGGAATGGAATTTTGTGCAAAAAGGGAGGCCAAGTGTGCGGAAACAGAAGCAGTCTTGTGTTCTTTGATGGCTTGCATCCAACGGAAGCTGTGAACGTTCAAATAGCAACCAAGGCCTTCGCCTCTTCCCTTAAAACTGAAGTTTATCCCACCAATATTGAGCGAATGACCACACGCAATATGTAGGGTTATCATCAGATCAGACCAGACTCTCCAGAACTTGTATGGTCTACTACGTGTGAAGTTGCTTGTGAATCTAGTAGGAACTTAAATACATATGAGTTGAATGGCTCTGTAATATGCAGCTAGCTAGGTTGTTTTCTATTTCGTTTCCAATAAATGTGTCGATAATATTATCAAATCTGACTATTTTAGTTAGTTTAGACTTCTTCTTGATGAATTAGAAACTCGTAGTTAATTGATAAATTGGCCCTAAGGTCTTATTGTTAGAGTATATAGCCAAAATAGATATGGCAGTTAGGATAGTTGCTAAGTAGTTAGGATTGTTGCTAAGTGTTAGATTCAAGTAATCTTCTATATAGCTGTATCATTGTAACCATtgaagaaataaagaaaatacaaatgCAATTCAcatactttctctctctctctctctctctctctctcaaccttCTCTGTTTTCTTATTTGTTAAGAACCTGCTCAACCTGTACAATGTAGCAAGGAAGATATGGAGTGGAAGAGGTAGAAGACGAGCAAGAAACTCGTGTGAATTTCAATTAATAATACTCAAATATTAGTCTGAGGAGCAATGAGGCCATTGCTCCATTTAAGTAGCCTTTCCACTCAGAAATACCAACTCAGCATTCCATTACATAACCACTCACTAAAGGACAAACCCTTTTATTTACTAAATTGAAATTACAACAAAAGGAATAAAATGCATTTCCTAACATCACTCCCTCCTTAAAATCAACCTTGTCCACAAGGTTTCAGAGCTGAAATGTTGGGAATCTGGCATGAAAATCATCATAATCCTCCCAAGTAGCTGTGCTCTCTTCTTGTCCAACCCACTGTACTAGCAACTGAACACCTGCCTTGTCTTCCTTCTTGTAAATTCTCCTGGCAATTATTGCCAAAGGGGCATCTGATGGATGAGAGTCCCGCATCTGAGCTTCATCTGTCAGTGTTGGCAGAGCTGTTATGGGTGAATCCACATTTCCCATGTGCCTCTTGAGGCAGCTGACATGAAAAACAGGATGGATTTTTGTTCCCTCAGGTAGTTTGAGTTTGTAAGCAACAGGTCCTACTTTCTCCAATACCTCATAAGGACCGTAGTATCGAGGGTGTAGCTTGTGATAAGCATGTGAAGCCAATGTTTGCAACTGATATGGCAGTAGCTTGAGATAGACTAAGTCACCAACAAAAAACTCTCTCTCAGTCCTTTTCTTGTTTGCATGAACTGCCATTCGATTCTGAGCCATTGCTAAGTTAGACCTGAGTATGGTAAGCAACTTATCCCTCTCAATCAACTCTTGTTCCACCGAATCCATTTTTGCAGTACCTAACTCATAAGAAGTAACATGAGGAGGAGGGTACCCATATACCAATTCAAATGGAGTAAATTTTGAAGAAGTATGATAGGAAGTATTATAGTTCCACTCTGCCCATGGTAACCATTTGACCCAATTCTTAGGTTTGTTTCCCACAAAGCACCTCAGATATGTTTCAACACACCTATTGACCACCTCAGTTTGTCCATCACTCTGAGGGTGGTACCCCGAGCTCATGCAAAGTTGTGATCCTTGCAACTTAAAGAACTCCTTCCAAAAAGAGCTTAGGAACAACGGATCTCTGTCACTCACAATTGTAGATGGCATTCCATGCAGCTTGAATATGTTATCAACAAACAACTGAGCAACAGTCACGGCAGTATAGGGATGAGCTAAAGCTAAGAAGTGAGCATACTTAGTAAGCCTATCTACTACCACAAAAATGACAGTTTTGCCTTTGCAAGATGGTAATCCCACAATGAAATCCATGCTTATATCAGTCCATATTTTTTTAGGAATTGGCAAAGGTTAAAGTAAACCAGAAGGAGATAGAGTTTCATACTTGTTTTGTTGGCAAGTATTACACTCTGAGATATATGTCTTTATGTCGCCcttcatacctggccaataaaAACCCCTTTTTAGTCTAGGATAGGTCTTCAATACACATTGGTGCCCTGCTGCAGGTGTTGAATGATGCTCAGTTAAAAGCTTAAGCTTCCAAGTGGAATTGGGGCTGATTACTATCCTGGACTTGTACTTGAGTAAGCCATTATCAAGATGATAATGGGCTAACTTAGAATCACTGGTTGTTCCACTCCCCAAGGATGTAACCGCTACCCTTTTTTGCTTGATCCAAGCATCTTCTTCATTGTATCTTCGTAATTCATCCAACCACCCAAAATAGGGGTAAGAGATAGCTTGACAACTCATGGATGAATGATTTACCCCATTAGAACATTGAGTGTCATGATCTGTGACTTGTCTTCTAGAGAGGGCATCAGCAACTACGTTATCAACCCCCTTCTTAAAATGAATTTCATAATCAAATCCCATCAATTTGGAAACCCACTTCTGTTGGAATGTTGTATGAGCCCTTTGGgttaaaaaatatttcaagctGCAGTGGTCAGTCTTGATTATAAAATGTCTACCCTGAAGATAGGACTGCCATTTCTTGACAGCATGTACAATTGCAATGAGTTCTCTCTCATAGGTGGAGAGAGCTTGATTCTTAGGTCCTAAGGCTCGACTGGTAAACGCAATGGGTCTCCCTTGTTGCTGGAGAACCGCACCAATGCCGTTATCCGAAGCATCACATTCCAACTCAAATGGCAATGTAAAATCAGGTAGAGCAAGGACCTGTGGAGAGGTCATAGTATCCTTGAGATTCTGGAAAGCTACTTCAGCTGCTCGGGTCCACAAAAAGCCATCTTTCTTAGTCATCTGGTAAAGGGGTTGGCAGATTTTGCCAAAACCAGGCACAAATTTCCTGTAATAACCTGTGAGACCAAGGAAACCTCTCAATTCTTTCACTGTAGTAGGCTTAGGCCAGTCCATGATAGCCTGAATCTTGGAGGGATCAGCCTCTACACCTTTGCTTGATATGACATGGCCCAAATATTCCACTCTACTTTGACCAAAAGcacatttcttctttttaacaTAAAGTTGGTGTTGCTGCAACACTTAAAAGGTCATTTTAAGATGTAACAAATGGTCCTCCCAAGTCTTACTGTAGACCAATATGTCATCGAAGAACACAAGGATGAAATGCCGCAAGTGGGGTCTGAATATATCATTCATAAGGCTTTGGAATGTCGCAGGAGCATTAGTGAGTCCAAAAGGCATCACTAAGAACTCATAGTGACCTTCATGGGTTCTGAAATCAGTTTTTTCAATGTCTTGAGGATGCATCAAAAGTTGATGATAACCGGACCGTAAATCAAGCTTAGAGAAAAAACAGAGCACCATGTAGTTCATCTAAGAGATCATCAATCAGAGGAATAGGGTACTTATCCTTGATTGTTATGGCATTAAGCTCCCTGTAGTCCATACACATTCTCCAggttccttcttttttcttcacaaGGAGAACTGGACAAGAGAAAGGACTGTGGCTTGGTCGGATAAAACCTGCCTTAAGGAGTTCTTGAACTGCTTTTTCAATCTCAGTCTTTTGCAAGGGACCATAATGGTAGGGTCGTATATTAGGGGGCTTAGATCCAGGAACGAGTGGAATTTGATGATTGTGAACCCTACTCGGCGGTAGCTCAGTAGGTAAGACAAAAATGGTGTCAAACTGCCCCAACACTTCTTGTAGTTGCTTAAGTTGCAAGGGGTTTAAATCACAAGCTTCAACCATTTTATCTTCAATGGAGTAAAGGAACAAGCCCAAATTAGAGTTGAAAATCTCTTTGTCAAGCTGTTGAAGAGTCACCTCTTGAATCAGTGGAGCAGGTGAGTCACTATGAATGAGCTTATACTGAGAACCATTCTTGGCAAATTCCATAGTTAGTAGCTGGAAATCCCATAGAACCGGGCTAACTGAGGAAAGCCATTGGACCCCTAATACTATGTCACACCCTCCTAATGGCAAGGAGTATAGATCCACACCACATTCATAACCCCCAATTGATAAAGCAGCATCAGTGCAGCAACCTGAACTACTAACCTTACCCCCATCCGCAATCATCACTTCAAATGGTTTAGTAGGTTGAGTGTGCCAAGCAAATTTCTTAAGGAGTCTAGAATCCACAAAATTATGGGTGCTTCCAGAATCTAAGAGAATTGTGACTTGGTGACCATTCACTGAACCGATGACTTTCATTGTTTTCACAGTGGGCCTAGCAAGTGTGCCATAAAACGCACATTCACTAAGTTCCATTTGTAAAATTTCAGGTGGTGGTTCTTCTAGCAATGGGGTGGTGATCTCCTCTTCAGGGTAAGCTAGATCAAGCATGAGGAGTTGCTTATTAGCACAATTATGTCCCATGCGCCACTTTTCATCACAAAACCAGCACTCACCCTTCTCCCTTTTGCGCTGAATTTCCGCAGGGGTTAACCTCTTCACAGGGAAATTAGAGGGTTTAACACTAGGAGTGATGTGTGGTGTAGTAGGGGTGTGTAACCCACGAGGCTGTGGAAAAGGCTTAGTATAGCCACTCTTCAAATCACACAATTTAGCATCAAGTTGTAAGGCAATTGAAATGGCATCATGCACATCAGAAGGGTGCAGAAGCTTAACATCATATTTAAGTTCAC carries:
- the LOC103422075 gene encoding GDSL esterase/lipase At1g29670-like produces the protein MAANKSSRLGVVFLLGLPLLVLACFFPCSSCHCDVSVNKNTGDHDGEAGAASGGIKGMFVFGSSLVDNGNNNFLPDSLAKADYFPYGIDFPIGPSGRFTNGKNVIDLLGDHLKLPSFVPAFSDPKTKGTKILHGVNFASGASGILDDTGSLAGHVINLNQQIRNFEEVTLPELEAERGRCTTSQSLDDYLFVVGTGGNDYSFNYFLTTSTRNVTLETFTANLTASLSTQLKKLHSLGARKFVLMSINPLGCSPVVRMGRPTHNGCMQKMNRAAHLFNTHLKSLVDGMRAEMPGSALVFVNSYKIIRDIIKNPISKGFKDASTTCCEVASINEGGNGILCKKGGQVCGNRSSLVFFDGLHPTEAVNVQIATKAFASSLKTEVYPTNIERMTTRNM